A stretch of the Musa acuminata AAA Group cultivar baxijiao chromosome BXJ2-7, Cavendish_Baxijiao_AAA, whole genome shotgun sequence genome encodes the following:
- the LOC135616767 gene encoding phosphatidylinositol 4-kinase gamma 5-like isoform X1, which yields MSFNLDSPVQTQMAVSVLKHTTSGDLCGNRIGEGKPVGRRRVFIQTETGCVLGLELDRQDNAHTVKRKLQIALNVPTEESLLTFGDLVLKNDLSAIRGDSPLLLSRNSMHRSSSTPCLSPSIKDHQQRDSSGPIEILGCSSRCDRMKQLVRDAVKAIKSGVDPIPVHNGLGGAYYFRNSNGDNVAIVKPTDEEPFAPNNPKGFIGKALGQPGLKRSVRVGETGFREVAAYLLDYGNFANVPPTALVKITHSVFHVNDGMNNNSGARHCSRKQQVISKIASFQQFIPHDFDASDHGTSSFPVAAIHRIGILDIRIFNTDRHAGNLLVRKLENGIGRFGGRMELIPIDHGLCLPESLEDPYFEWIHWPQASVPFSKDELEYIATLDPMKDSDMLRMELPMIREACLRVLVLCTIFLKEAAAFGLCLAEIGEMMSREFRGMEEEPSELEGICIEAMRLAAEREGFCPKPVLEEEEDFQFQMECNEDDQHVMYNSLHSFDFGLNGGCPRSLLSRLEESMEEEEENDEENKESSVTGFPHVCEKLLYVSELSASLKGVSITGKTRRNQVGTQNRNTYSTGKAYNRDGGGIQSVNSRSADETLPSSVSFVRLADMDEEEWAVFLENFQELLPNAFQHRKCLTTGQRQMQRLGTSCQF from the coding sequence ATGTCTTTTAATTTGGACAGCCCTGTTCAGACCCAGATGGCAGTTTCAGTCTTAAAACATACCACAAGTGGTGATTTATGTGGTAACAGAATTGGCGAAGGAAAACCGGTGGGGCGGCGTCGGGTGTTTATCCAGACCGAGACGGGCTGTGTGTTGGGTCTCGAGTTGGACCGCCAGGACAATGCCCACACCGTGAAGAGGAAGCTGCAGATTGCACTCAATGTTCCCACTGAGGAGAGCTTACTCACTTTTGGTGATCTTGTGTTAAAGAATGACCTCAGTGCCATCCGGGGCGATTCCCCGTTGCTTCTCTCGAGGAACTCGATGCACAGGAGTTCCTCGACCCCGTGCCTGTCCCCGAGCATAAAAGATCATCAACAGAGGGATTCCAGTGGGCCGATTGAGATATTGGGTTGCTCAAGCCGCTGTGACCGGATGAAACAGCTCGTCAGGGATGCCGTGAAGGCCATTAAGAGTGGTGTCGATCCCATTCCTGTTCACAATGGGCTCGGAGGTGCCTACTATTTCAGGAATAGCAATGGTGACAATGTTGCAATCGTCAAGCCAACGGACGAGGAACCATTTGCGCCTAACAATCCAAAAGGTTTCATTGGTAAAGCCCTTGGCCAGCCAGGTCTGAAAAGATCTGTACGTGTTGGTGAGACGGGCTTCAGGGAGGTTGCCGCATACCTTTTGGACTATGGAAACTTTGCAAATGTTCCTCCGACAGCTCTTGTAAAGATAACCCACTCGGTGTTCCATGTCAACGATGGAATGAATAATAACAGTGGAGCCAGGCACTGCAGCAGAAAGCAGCAGGTGATCAGCAAGATTGCTTCTTTCCAGCAGTTCATTCCTCATGATTTTGATGCCAGTGACCATGGCACATCGAGCTTCCCTGTTGCTGCGATACACAGAATTGGGATACTTGATATAAGAATTTTCAACACAGATAGGCATGCTGGAAACTTGTTGGTGaggaagcttgaaaatgggattgGTAGGTTTGGGGGAAGGATGGAACTGATCCCTATAGATCATGGCCTCTGCCTGCCGGAGAGCTTGGAGGATCCCTATTTTGAGTGGATCCACTGGCCACAGGCATCAGTACCATTTTCCAAGGATGAGCTAGAATATATTGCCACTCTTGATCCGATGAAAGATTCTGACATGCTTCGGATGGAATTGCCAATGATCCGAGAAGCCTGCCTCAGAGTCTTGGTCTTGTGCACAATTTTCCTCAAGGAAGCAGCAGCTTTTGGGCTTTGCCTAGCGGAGATCGGTGAGATGATGAGCAGAGAGTTCAGGGGAATGGAAGAAGAACCTAGTGAGCTGGAGGGCATATGCATCGAGGCAATGAGGTTAGCAGCAGAAAGAGAGGGGTTTTGTCCAAAACCTGtgctagaggaggaagaagatttcCAGTTTCAGATGGAATGCAATGAGGATGATCAGCATGTGATGTATAATTCATTGCATTCGTTCGACTTTGGACTGAATGGAGGATGCCCCAGAAGCCTTCTGTCAAGGTTGGAGGAGAgcatggaggaagaagaggaaaatgATGAGGAGAACAAAGAGAGCAGTGTCACCGGCTTCCCCCATGTTTGTGAGAAACTTCTGTATGTTTCCGAGCTTTCGGCATCACTGAAAGGTGTCAGCATCACTGGAAAGACTCGGAGGAACCAGGTTGGAACACAGAACAGGAATACTTATAGTACTGGTAAGGCATACAATAGGGATGGTGGAGGCATTCAATCTGTGAATAGTAGGAGTGCTGATGAAACACTTCCTTCAAGCGTGAGTTTTGTGAGGCTGGCAGACATGGATGAAGAGGAATGGGCGGTTTTTCTTGAGAATTTCCAGGAGTTGTTGCCCAATGCATTCCAGCATCGGAAGTGTTTGACCACAGGTCAAAGGCAGATGCAGAGACTGGGCACTTCTTGCCAGTTTTGA
- the LOC135616767 gene encoding phosphatidylinositol 4-kinase gamma 6-like isoform X2, translating into MAVSVLKHTTSGDLCGNRIGEGKPVGRRRVFIQTETGCVLGLELDRQDNAHTVKRKLQIALNVPTEESLLTFGDLVLKNDLSAIRGDSPLLLSRNSMHRSSSTPCLSPSIKDHQQRDSSGPIEILGCSSRCDRMKQLVRDAVKAIKSGVDPIPVHNGLGGAYYFRNSNGDNVAIVKPTDEEPFAPNNPKGFIGKALGQPGLKRSVRVGETGFREVAAYLLDYGNFANVPPTALVKITHSVFHVNDGMNNNSGARHCSRKQQVISKIASFQQFIPHDFDASDHGTSSFPVAAIHRIGILDIRIFNTDRHAGNLLVRKLENGIGRFGGRMELIPIDHGLCLPESLEDPYFEWIHWPQASVPFSKDELEYIATLDPMKDSDMLRMELPMIREACLRVLVLCTIFLKEAAAFGLCLAEIGEMMSREFRGMEEEPSELEGICIEAMRLAAEREGFCPKPVLEEEEDFQFQMECNEDDQHVMYNSLHSFDFGLNGGCPRSLLSRLEESMEEEEENDEENKESSVTGFPHVCEKLLYVSELSASLKGVSITGKTRRNQVGTQNRNTYSTGKAYNRDGGGIQSVNSRSADETLPSSVSFVRLADMDEEEWAVFLENFQELLPNAFQHRKCLTTGQRQMQRLGTSCQF; encoded by the coding sequence ATGGCAGTTTCAGTCTTAAAACATACCACAAGTGGTGATTTATGTGGTAACAGAATTGGCGAAGGAAAACCGGTGGGGCGGCGTCGGGTGTTTATCCAGACCGAGACGGGCTGTGTGTTGGGTCTCGAGTTGGACCGCCAGGACAATGCCCACACCGTGAAGAGGAAGCTGCAGATTGCACTCAATGTTCCCACTGAGGAGAGCTTACTCACTTTTGGTGATCTTGTGTTAAAGAATGACCTCAGTGCCATCCGGGGCGATTCCCCGTTGCTTCTCTCGAGGAACTCGATGCACAGGAGTTCCTCGACCCCGTGCCTGTCCCCGAGCATAAAAGATCATCAACAGAGGGATTCCAGTGGGCCGATTGAGATATTGGGTTGCTCAAGCCGCTGTGACCGGATGAAACAGCTCGTCAGGGATGCCGTGAAGGCCATTAAGAGTGGTGTCGATCCCATTCCTGTTCACAATGGGCTCGGAGGTGCCTACTATTTCAGGAATAGCAATGGTGACAATGTTGCAATCGTCAAGCCAACGGACGAGGAACCATTTGCGCCTAACAATCCAAAAGGTTTCATTGGTAAAGCCCTTGGCCAGCCAGGTCTGAAAAGATCTGTACGTGTTGGTGAGACGGGCTTCAGGGAGGTTGCCGCATACCTTTTGGACTATGGAAACTTTGCAAATGTTCCTCCGACAGCTCTTGTAAAGATAACCCACTCGGTGTTCCATGTCAACGATGGAATGAATAATAACAGTGGAGCCAGGCACTGCAGCAGAAAGCAGCAGGTGATCAGCAAGATTGCTTCTTTCCAGCAGTTCATTCCTCATGATTTTGATGCCAGTGACCATGGCACATCGAGCTTCCCTGTTGCTGCGATACACAGAATTGGGATACTTGATATAAGAATTTTCAACACAGATAGGCATGCTGGAAACTTGTTGGTGaggaagcttgaaaatgggattgGTAGGTTTGGGGGAAGGATGGAACTGATCCCTATAGATCATGGCCTCTGCCTGCCGGAGAGCTTGGAGGATCCCTATTTTGAGTGGATCCACTGGCCACAGGCATCAGTACCATTTTCCAAGGATGAGCTAGAATATATTGCCACTCTTGATCCGATGAAAGATTCTGACATGCTTCGGATGGAATTGCCAATGATCCGAGAAGCCTGCCTCAGAGTCTTGGTCTTGTGCACAATTTTCCTCAAGGAAGCAGCAGCTTTTGGGCTTTGCCTAGCGGAGATCGGTGAGATGATGAGCAGAGAGTTCAGGGGAATGGAAGAAGAACCTAGTGAGCTGGAGGGCATATGCATCGAGGCAATGAGGTTAGCAGCAGAAAGAGAGGGGTTTTGTCCAAAACCTGtgctagaggaggaagaagatttcCAGTTTCAGATGGAATGCAATGAGGATGATCAGCATGTGATGTATAATTCATTGCATTCGTTCGACTTTGGACTGAATGGAGGATGCCCCAGAAGCCTTCTGTCAAGGTTGGAGGAGAgcatggaggaagaagaggaaaatgATGAGGAGAACAAAGAGAGCAGTGTCACCGGCTTCCCCCATGTTTGTGAGAAACTTCTGTATGTTTCCGAGCTTTCGGCATCACTGAAAGGTGTCAGCATCACTGGAAAGACTCGGAGGAACCAGGTTGGAACACAGAACAGGAATACTTATAGTACTGGTAAGGCATACAATAGGGATGGTGGAGGCATTCAATCTGTGAATAGTAGGAGTGCTGATGAAACACTTCCTTCAAGCGTGAGTTTTGTGAGGCTGGCAGACATGGATGAAGAGGAATGGGCGGTTTTTCTTGAGAATTTCCAGGAGTTGTTGCCCAATGCATTCCAGCATCGGAAGTGTTTGACCACAGGTCAAAGGCAGATGCAGAGACTGGGCACTTCTTGCCAGTTTTGA